A genomic segment from Candidatus Liberimonas magnetica encodes:
- the typA gene encoding translational GTPase TypA produces the protein MSKLIINEKIRNIAIIAHVDHGKTTLVDHMLRQGGIFRENQEVSERVMDSLDLERERGVTIAAKNCSIHYKGVSINIIDTPGHSDFGGEVERALSMVDGAILLVDASEGPLPQTRFVLGKALEAGLKIIVIVNKIDRKDARPKEVLDEIYGLFMDLDAKDHHIDFPVLYAVGRKGLAQKTLEEKGKDLKILFETILSLVPAPIYDESEPFQMLVSDLDYSDYLGRLAIGRVFHGSAKLSDNLACIKENNNIITLKVSKLQIYEGINYKEVESVHAGDIVILSGIEDVVIGDTICNKENPKALKRLKVDEPTISMMFTINTSPFSGQEGRFVQSKKIAERLHKETLQNVAIQVTDMPDSDKFIVKGRGEFQMEILIETMRREGYELSVGRPQVIYKEKDGKKLEPIENLFIDCDESCIGIVTEKLSRKKGRMTNMVNHGTGRVRMEFSIPSRSLIGYRSEFLTDTRGTGLMNSYLKGYEEYRGDFDTRVNGSLVSDREGEANGYGLFNLEPRGILFVRPGDRVYEGMIVGEHNRDNDLNVNVCKEKKLSNMRAAAKDDNILLTPVQPMTLEKAIVFIKSDELVEVTPKNIRLRKTFLSQLTRSRIRSANKAKEEGTNNK, from the coding sequence ATGAGTAAATTAATCATAAATGAAAAAATAAGGAATATAGCCATAATAGCGCATGTTGACCACGGAAAAACTACTCTTGTGGATCACATGTTGAGGCAGGGCGGGATATTCCGCGAAAACCAGGAAGTATCCGAAAGGGTGATGGACAGCCTGGACCTTGAGCGTGAGCGCGGGGTTACCATAGCTGCTAAAAATTGTTCTATACACTATAAGGGCGTCAGTATAAACATTATCGATACGCCGGGCCATTCGGATTTCGGAGGCGAGGTAGAGCGGGCCTTAAGCATGGTAGATGGCGCCATCCTCCTTGTAGACGCTTCGGAAGGACCTCTGCCGCAGACTCGGTTTGTCCTTGGAAAAGCCCTGGAAGCAGGGCTTAAAATAATTGTTATAGTAAACAAGATAGACAGGAAAGACGCAAGACCGAAAGAAGTTCTTGACGAGATATACGGCCTGTTCATGGACCTTGATGCCAAAGACCATCATATCGATTTTCCCGTGCTTTATGCCGTAGGAAGAAAAGGCCTGGCGCAAAAAACACTGGAAGAAAAAGGAAAAGACCTTAAGATACTTTTTGAAACTATATTAAGCCTGGTGCCTGCACCGATATATGACGAATCCGAGCCGTTCCAGATGCTTGTGTCCGACCTTGATTATTCGGATTACCTCGGACGGCTCGCCATTGGAAGGGTTTTCCACGGCTCGGCAAAATTAAGCGACAACCTGGCATGTATTAAAGAAAATAATAATATCATCACATTAAAAGTTTCAAAACTCCAGATCTATGAAGGCATTAATTATAAAGAAGTAGAAAGCGTTCATGCCGGCGATATAGTGATACTTTCCGGGATAGAAGACGTAGTCATCGGGGATACTATATGCAACAAGGAAAATCCGAAAGCGCTTAAAAGGCTTAAAGTTGACGAGCCTACCATTTCAATGATGTTTACGATAAATACCTCCCCCTTTTCCGGCCAGGAAGGCAGGTTTGTCCAGTCAAAAAAGATCGCGGAGAGGCTCCATAAAGAAACCCTGCAAAATGTCGCCATCCAGGTGACGGATATGCCGGATTCCGACAAATTCATTGTAAAAGGGCGCGGTGAGTTCCAGATGGAAATACTGATAGAGACCATGCGCCGCGAAGGCTATGAGTTAAGCGTAGGCAGGCCGCAGGTGATCTATAAAGAAAAAGACGGCAAGAAACTTGAACCTATAGAAAACCTTTTTATAGACTGCGATGAATCATGTATAGGGATAGTGACAGAAAAGTTATCCAGAAAAAAAGGAAGAATGACGAATATGGTCAACCACGGTACAGGAAGGGTGCGCATGGAGTTTTCCATACCTTCCCGCTCGCTTATAGGTTACCGCAGCGAGTTTTTGACCGACACCAGGGGTACGGGCTTAATGAATTCTTACCTTAAAGGTTACGAAGAATACAGGGGAGATTTTGATACGCGGGTCAACGGGTCTTTAGTATCCGACCGCGAAGGCGAAGCGAACGGCTACGGGCTTTTTAACCTGGAGCCCAGGGGTATTCTCTTCGTGCGGCCGGGAGACAGGGTTTATGAAGGCATGATAGTCGGCGAACACAACAGGGATAATGACCTGAACGTAAACGTCTGCAAGGAAAAGAAACTCTCGAACATGAGGGCTGCTGCAAAAGACGACAACATACTCCTTACCCCGGTCCAGCCGATGACTCTTGAAAAAGCGATAGTTTTTATAAAAAGCGACGAGCTTGTTGAGGTCACACCGAAGAACATCCGCCTTAGAAAAACATTCCTTTCACAGCTGACACGCTCAAGGATCCGCTCGGCCAATAAAGCAAAAGAAGAAGGGACAAATAACAAATAA
- a CDS encoding potassium/proton antiporter, giving the protein MPSIEHIITGFSLLLIISIIASKASSRFGIPSLLIFLFIGIFVGSKQIGDISFHDTRLAQYIGVVALVFILFSGGLETDWKVVKPVLWHGIYLSTFGVLITAVALGFFAVYVLHFSIIEGLLLGSVVSSTDAAAVFSVLRSRKISLSGNLRPLLELESGSNDPMAVFLTIGFISILSETSKSMLDMIPLFVMQMGIGAFMGYLFGKGILLLINKVKLEYDGLYPVFTTSLVLLAYALTNMFNGSGFLAIYIAGLMMGNSNFVQKRNLIHFHSGIAWLMQIAMFLTLGLLVVPSKIASIAWTGFMVSIFLMFVARPLSVFIALFKTGLFFREKLFISWVGLRGSVPIILATFPLLAGVQIADMVFNIAFFIVLTSAIFQGTSIAFMAKLLKVEVPFKDKIQYPLQFEQTDDLNTRLIDFTIPYNSWMIDKTVARIGLPDDSLITLIARSDDFVVPSGKTKVEAGDVLLILVNNNNLQEILDLLSSKHRDN; this is encoded by the coding sequence ATGCCTTCAATCGAACATATCATAACCGGTTTTTCCCTGCTTCTGATAATTAGCATAATCGCAAGCAAAGCGTCCTCAAGGTTTGGGATCCCTTCTCTTCTGATATTCCTGTTTATCGGTATCTTTGTGGGCTCAAAGCAGATAGGAGATATATCTTTTCATGATACCCGCCTGGCGCAGTATATCGGGGTAGTCGCACTTGTATTCATACTCTTTTCAGGAGGCCTTGAAACCGACTGGAAAGTGGTAAAACCTGTCCTGTGGCACGGGATATACCTTTCTACTTTCGGTGTTCTGATAACAGCTGTTGCCCTGGGTTTTTTTGCTGTTTATGTACTCCATTTTTCGATCATAGAGGGGCTTTTGCTTGGCTCGGTCGTTTCATCTACAGATGCTGCAGCCGTTTTCTCCGTACTGCGCTCAAGGAAGATAAGCCTTTCCGGGAATTTAAGGCCTTTATTAGAACTTGAATCCGGCAGCAATGACCCGATGGCCGTGTTTTTGACCATTGGATTTATAAGCATATTGTCAGAAACCAGTAAATCTATGTTAGATATGATTCCTCTTTTTGTGATGCAAATGGGCATCGGTGCATTCATGGGGTATCTGTTTGGAAAAGGAATTCTTTTGTTAATAAACAAGGTAAAACTTGAATATGACGGCCTTTATCCTGTGTTTACAACTTCCCTGGTCCTATTGGCGTATGCCCTGACGAACATGTTCAACGGGAGCGGATTTTTGGCGATATATATCGCGGGGCTGATGATGGGGAACAGCAACTTCGTGCAAAAAAGGAACCTGATACATTTTCACTCTGGTATAGCGTGGCTCATGCAGATAGCTATGTTCTTAACCCTCGGGTTATTGGTAGTACCGTCAAAGATAGCGTCTATAGCCTGGACGGGGTTTATGGTTTCGATATTTTTAATGTTCGTAGCAAGGCCCTTGAGCGTATTCATAGCTTTATTTAAGACGGGACTTTTTTTCAGAGAAAAACTGTTTATTTCCTGGGTGGGTTTAAGAGGTTCAGTGCCGATAATCCTTGCGACTTTTCCTCTCTTAGCGGGTGTCCAAATAGCAGATATGGTCTTTAACATAGCTTTTTTTATTGTCCTGACATCTGCGATATTTCAGGGTACGTCTATAGCTTTTATGGCAAAACTCTTAAAAGTAGAAGTACCGTTCAAAGACAAGATACAATACCCGCTTCAGTTCGAACAGACCGATGACCTTAATACTAGGTTGATAGATTTCACCATCCCTTATAATTCGTGGATGATAGATAAAACTGTCGCCCGGATCGGCCTTCCGGACGATAGTCTGATAACCCTTATCGCCCGGAGCGATGATTTTGTGGTGCCGAGCGGAAAAACAAAAGTTGAGGCAGGAGATGTGCTTTTGATACTGGTAAATAACAACAACCTGCAGGAAATACTGGACCTGCTGTCGAGTAAACACAGGGATAATTAA
- a CDS encoding septation protein A: MKFLFELLPIILFFVAYKFKGIFFATSLAIAASLVQIAFTYLRTRKVELIMWVSLGVILVFGSATLIFRNEIFIKWKPTVLYWIFAGAIFSIKFIFKKNAIQGLLKSQLVLPQNVWERLNIGWGTFFAVLGAINLFVAYNFPTNTWVNFKLFGIMGLVLLFVILQGIFLAKYIEEDKKS, translated from the coding sequence ATGAAATTTCTTTTTGAACTTCTACCTATCATTTTGTTTTTTGTAGCATATAAATTTAAAGGCATATTTTTTGCCACCTCCCTGGCTATAGCCGCAAGCCTCGTGCAGATAGCTTTTACTTATTTACGCACAAGAAAAGTTGAGCTTATAATGTGGGTGAGCCTGGGCGTTATATTAGTATTTGGAAGCGCCACTCTTATTTTCCGCAATGAGATATTCATAAAATGGAAACCCACGGTCCTTTACTGGATATTTGCCGGTGCGATTTTTTCGATCAAATTTATATTTAAAAAAAATGCCATACAGGGCCTTCTTAAAAGCCAGCTTGTGTTGCCTCAAAACGTATGGGAAAGATTAAATATAGGATGGGGAACGTTTTTTGCGGTACTTGGCGCGATAAATCTTTTTGTTGCATATAATTTCCCGACTAATACCTGGGTAAATTTTAAATTATTCGGAATAATGGGGCTTGTATTGTTATTTGTTATACTGCAGGGGATATTCCTTGCCAAGTACATTGAAGAAGATAAAAAATCTTGA
- a CDS encoding class I SAM-dependent methyltransferase has protein sequence MRYTFGTSETASQRLQKISEIFNPHSMDFIRDNIRSPITSALDLGCGPGFTTHMLSMAVNTKQVYGLDNSEEFLIKAMDRFSQCIFIRHDAKKIPFPINPDIMYMRFVLSHLANPVRLINMWINEINDGGMILIEEMEGIDTGVELFKRYLKINTGLVNSQGASLYVGKELSKGRYNADVLINECIELPVKNCDAAAMFYPNTISIWQKERYVLNNCSCKERKEISEGIKKIMNSNDGRTGTTWKMRRIVLRRSGYEMFI, from the coding sequence ATGAGATATACATTCGGAACATCAGAGACAGCTTCACAAAGGCTTCAAAAAATATCAGAGATATTTAATCCGCATTCAATGGATTTTATAAGGGATAATATCCGCTCCCCAATAACTTCGGCTCTTGACCTGGGGTGCGGCCCGGGTTTTACCACGCATATGCTTTCTATGGCTGTTAATACAAAGCAGGTGTACGGGCTTGATAATTCGGAAGAATTCCTGATTAAAGCCATGGACAGGTTCTCTCAATGCATATTTATCAGGCATGATGCCAAAAAAATACCGTTCCCGATCAACCCGGACATTATGTATATGAGGTTTGTACTCTCGCACCTTGCTAACCCGGTCAGGCTCATCAATATGTGGATAAATGAAATAAATGACGGCGGGATGATCCTTATTGAAGAAATGGAGGGAATAGATACAGGCGTGGAACTGTTCAAAAGATATCTTAAGATCAACACCGGGCTTGTCAACTCGCAAGGAGCAAGTCTTTACGTGGGCAAAGAACTCTCCAAAGGCCGGTATAATGCGGATGTCCTTATTAATGAATGCATCGAGCTGCCTGTAAAGAACTGCGACGCTGCTGCCATGTTCTATCCAAACACTATAAGTATATGGCAGAAAGAAAGGTATGTCCTTAATAACTGCTCCTGTAAGGAAAGAAAGGAGATATCGGAAGGGATCAAGAAAATAATGAATTCAAATGACGGGCGAACCGGGACCACCTGGAAGATGAGGCGGATCGTGTTAAGAAGAAGCGGTTATGAAATGTTCATTTAG
- a CDS encoding GIY-YIG nuclease family protein, which translates to MGKQYYIYIMTNKNNTVLYTGVTNDIIKRVYEHKNKVLEGFTKRYNIIKLVYYEVYSDIKNAIAREKQIKGGSRSKKIDLINSSNKMWKDLYLELM; encoded by the coding sequence ATGGGAAAACAATACTATATTTACATAATGACGAATAAAAATAATACTGTTCTTTACACTGGAGTTACAAATGATATAATAAAAAGAGTATATGAACACAAAAATAAGGTTCTAGAAGGTTTCACTAAAAGATACAATATTATAAAACTGGTTTATTATGAAGTCTACAGCGATATAAAAAATGCAATTGCCAGAGAAAAACAGATTAAAGGCGGCTCTAGAAGTAAAAAGATAGATTTAATAAATAGCTCAAATAAGATGTGGAAAGATCTCTATCTTGAATTAATGTAA
- a CDS encoding GIY-YIG nuclease family protein, protein MEKQYYIYIMTNKNNTVLYTGVTNDIIKRVYEHKNKVTEGFTKRYNITKLVYYEVFNDIKNAIAREKQIKGGSRNKKITLVNNSNKTWKDLYLELM, encoded by the coding sequence ATGGAAAAACAATACTATATTTACATAATGACGAATAAAAATAACACTGTTCTTTACACCGGAGTTACAAATGATATAATAAAAAGAGTATATGAACACAAGAACAAGGTTACTGAAGGTTTTACTAAAAGATACAATATTACAAAACTGGTTTATTATGAAGTTTTTAATGATATAAAAAATGCAATTGCAAGGGAAAAACAGATTAAGGGTGGTTCTAGAAATAAAAAGATTACTTTAGTAAATAACTCAAATAAGACATGGAAGGATCTCTATCTTGAATTAATGTAA
- a CDS encoding radical SAM protein — translation MEIREVGVSRILNPTSIDLGDYVINPYKGCQFSCIYCYAQFNKSTLKDKRKWGSFVDVRLNAPLLLEKEILIKKPKQVLIGSITECFQPVETKYKITNKVLEILNKHGVYYSILTRSPLIRESLHLLKEGYCKAIYFTINNFGQDLKNKIELKSPPFKDRLAAIEELHYNKIPVIPSFSPILPFVTDINDIFAGFEKYDTMNFEGLNFNLGNISKVIDAITGSYPYLKQKYNAMVTDNKIYNGTWQSIKNSIEKYAKENNKVYNVYIHGRKDYFKNTYSNSNN, via the coding sequence ATGGAAATAAGGGAAGTAGGCGTTTCAAGGATATTAAACCCGACATCGATTGATCTTGGAGATTATGTAATAAATCCGTATAAAGGATGCCAGTTTTCCTGCATTTACTGCTATGCTCAATTCAACAAATCCACGCTGAAAGATAAAAGAAAATGGGGTTCGTTCGTAGATGTTAGGCTGAATGCCCCTCTTCTGCTGGAAAAAGAAATACTTATTAAAAAACCGAAACAGGTCCTTATCGGTTCGATAACAGAGTGTTTCCAGCCTGTTGAAACTAAATACAAGATAACAAACAAGGTCCTTGAAATACTGAATAAACACGGGGTCTATTATTCTATACTGACCCGTTCGCCTTTGATAAGGGAAAGCTTGCACCTCTTAAAAGAAGGTTACTGTAAAGCTATTTATTTTACTATAAACAATTTTGGGCAAGACCTGAAAAATAAGATCGAACTAAAAAGCCCGCCTTTTAAAGACAGGTTGGCTGCAATTGAAGAACTTCACTATAACAAAATACCCGTGATCCCGAGCTTTTCTCCCATCCTGCCGTTTGTAACTGATATTAACGATATCTTTGCTGGCTTTGAAAAATACGATACGATGAATTTTGAGGGATTAAATTTTAACCTCGGCAACATTTCCAAAGTTATCGATGCCATTACAGGTTCCTATCCGTATTTAAAACAAAAATACAATGCTATGGTTACCGACAATAAAATCTACAACGGCACATGGCAGTCAATTAAAAACAGCATAGAAAAATATGCAAAAGAAAATAATAAAGTATATAATGTCTATATCCACGGCCGGAAGGACTATTTTAAAAACACATATAGCAATTCAAATAATTAG
- a CDS encoding radical SAM protein codes for MNHETALVLLPVFWPNLPPLGLAALKGYLKQNQTGSDILDFNNYFFRIMDNNIKKQWQTSSNPDFENSFLAAVKKNHQKDFNLMIDRLLSYKIIGFSCYKSNFSVVKEVAGILKAKNPEIKIIFGGPEIASQYFKFKDGLAKEYSGLSDLFVVGEGEHALLAYITEKKMGEKVILFNEIQNPDDFSCADYSDFNLNDYPKKGAVSLIFSRGCIRNCGFCSERLLYKKFRTYPVDKIIDSIRELKKEGIKNFIFNDSLINGDLEAFENLLDNIISNFGSINWEAQIAVRNAMPDSLFKKMKTSGCYNLFVGLESGCNNTLRNMNKGFTAADAALFFKKLNSADLNFGVSLIVGFPGETIEDYKESLYFLIRNKALIKKIEQINPYVYYEGTSIERKADYRINKESIHKVNLFIETIKKEGFKYTNAFMKNLVEEKWK; via the coding sequence ATGAATCATGAAACCGCTCTTGTCTTACTGCCTGTTTTCTGGCCGAACCTCCCGCCGCTTGGCCTTGCGGCCCTGAAAGGTTATCTTAAACAAAACCAGACCGGATCAGATATCCTTGATTTCAATAATTATTTTTTTCGTATCATGGACAACAACATTAAAAAACAATGGCAAACAAGCTCTAATCCAGATTTTGAAAATTCATTCCTTGCCGCAGTTAAAAAAAACCATCAAAAAGATTTTAATCTAATGATAGACAGGCTTTTAAGCTATAAAATAATCGGTTTTTCATGTTATAAAAGCAACTTTAGCGTCGTAAAGGAAGTCGCAGGGATATTGAAAGCCAAAAATCCGGAAATTAAAATCATTTTTGGAGGCCCTGAGATAGCAAGCCAATATTTCAAATTTAAAGACGGCCTGGCTAAAGAATATTCCGGTTTGTCCGATCTTTTTGTGGTAGGCGAGGGCGAGCACGCCCTGTTAGCTTATATCACAGAGAAAAAAATGGGTGAAAAAGTCATCCTGTTTAATGAAATACAAAATCCTGATGATTTTTCCTGCGCAGATTATTCCGACTTTAACCTCAATGATTACCCTAAAAAAGGAGCTGTCTCGCTTATCTTTTCAAGGGGCTGCATAAGAAACTGCGGTTTCTGCTCAGAACGTTTGTTGTATAAAAAATTCAGGACTTATCCGGTAGATAAAATAATAGATAGTATAAGAGAACTAAAAAAAGAAGGTATAAAGAATTTTATTTTTAACGACTCTTTAATAAACGGCGATTTAGAAGCCTTTGAAAACCTTTTGGATAATATCATATCGAATTTCGGCTCTATAAACTGGGAGGCGCAAATCGCAGTAAGGAACGCTATGCCGGACAGTTTATTTAAAAAAATGAAAACCAGCGGCTGTTACAACCTTTTTGTCGGCCTTGAGTCAGGCTGCAACAATACTTTAAGAAATATGAACAAGGGTTTTACAGCGGCTGACGCTGCCTTATTCTTCAAGAAACTGAATTCCGCTGATTTAAATTTCGGAGTAAGCCTTATAGTAGGGTTCCCGGGCGAGACGATAGAGGATTATAAAGAAAGCCTGTATTTTTTGATAAGGAACAAAGCTCTTATAAAGAAGATAGAACAGATAAACCCCTATGTCTATTATGAAGGCACAAGTATAGAAAGAAAAGCTGACTACAGAATCAATAAAGAGTCTATTCATAAAGTGAACCTGTTCATAGAGACCATAAAAAAAGAAGGTTTTAAGTATACTAATGCTTTCATGAAAAACCTGGTTGAGGAAAAATGGAAATAA